In Caldalkalibacillus salinus, the genomic window GGATGTATCATGGATACCGTATTTACACAGATTAACACCTTAAGTATGAAGCTTTTGCAACAAGCGGGGTGTGAAGTGGAAGTGATACATGAACAAACGTGTTGCGGAGCCTTGCAACATCATAGTGGTGAGGGTGAACAAGCTAAAGCGTTAGCTAAAAGAAATATTGAGGCATTTGAGTCATATGATTTCGATTATATCGTGAACAGCATTGGAGGTTGCGGGGCGGCATTGGTTGAATATGATGAGTTGTTAAAAGATGAATCGGAATGGTGTGAGAGAGCGAAAGCGTTTGTAGACAAAAATGTCGACATCAGTGTGATTTTAGGTCAGCTCCGTTTGCCTTTTAAAAAGAGGATTAACAAGACCGTCACATACCAACCTTCGTGTCATATGTCCAACGTACAGAAGCGGGTCCAGGAACCGCTTCAATTATTGCAGTCCATCCCAGGCATACAGTACCAGGAAATGCCTGAGAAAGAGATGTGTTGCGGCTCAGCAGGCATTTATAATTTGATTCATTATGAGGCGGCGATGGATATTTTAGATGAAAAAATGAAAAATGTTCAGCAGTGCACGCCGAATATCATCGTAACCACCAATCCAGGCTGTCATTTACAAATGACATTAGGGGTCGAGCGTGATGACAAGTCTAAGGATATACAAGTCGTTCATCTTGTAGAGCTCCTAGCCGAGGCTTGTGATTTACACTAAGGGAACAAAAACAGTATTGAAACGGTCGAGATTTGACAGAGAAAGGAGTGGAGCCCTTTGAGTGATTTTATCATCATTGGTGGCGGCATCGTGGGTTTATCTGTCGGGATGGCCATCTATGAGAAATACCCGGAGGCGAAGGTGACGATCATTGAAAAAGAAAAACAATTAGGCTATCACCAAACAGGCCATAATAGTGGTGTCATCCATTCCGGAATATATTATCAGCCAGGAAGCCTTAAAGCGAAGTATGCTCGAAGAGGAAGTCAAGCGATGATTGAGTTTTGTCAACGGCACAAAATCGAACATGATATCTGCGGAAAAGTGATTGTGGCGACGAAAGAAGAAGAACTAAGCATCATGTCAGAGCTTTACGATAGAGGGCGTCAAAACGGTTTATCTATTGAAAAGATCGGGACAGAGGAATTGAAAGAGATTGAGCCTCATGTTAGAGGATTGGGAGCTATTCACGTCCCTACAGCAGGTATCGTCAATTATCAGCAAGTAGCAGAGGCGTATGCCCATATCATTAAGCAAAAAGGGGGCACAATTAGTCTAGGAGAGGAAGTGCAAAACATCGAGGAAACAGACCAAGACGTACACGTGGAAACGAAGCACACCTCTTATCGTACACATGTACTGATTAATTGTGCAGGCTTACAAAGTGATCGTATTGCCCAACTCACAGGAGTATCATTAGATGTAAAAATCATTCCTTTTAGAGGGGAATACTATAAATTAATACCTGAAAAGAGACATCTCGTTAAGAATCTCATATACCCTGTACCTAATCCAGACTTCCCGTTTCTCGGTGTGCATTTTACAAGGATGATCGGTGGAGAAGTAGAGGCCGGCCCTAACGCTGTCTTAAGCTTTAAGCGGGAGGGGTACAGAAAAACAGATATTGATCTTAGGGACCTAACCGATGTTCTCGGGTATAAGGGCTTCTGGAAGTTAGCCCGTAAGTATACGCGAGAAGGGTTAGAAGAGATGGTCCGTTCGTTTAGTAAGAAGAAGTTTGTGCAAAGCTTGCAGTCTTTGATACCTGAAATGACAGAAGAGGATCTCATATCAGGACCGAGTGGGGTTCGTGCACAAGCGCTCAAGAAGGATGGACAACTGGTAGATGACTTTCATATCGTTGAGGGTAAAAGAAGTATCCACGTGTGTAACGCCCCTTCACCGGCGGCAACCGCATCGTTAGAGATTGGAAAAGCAGTGGTACAAAAAATGCCTGCCCAACCGCATCTTAAGTCAGTATCTGCAAGCTAATGGCATACCACTATGACCTCTACGATTTCCTTTTTTCCTGCATCTTTTACTGCGTAAAGGATGCTCCGAAAAGAAATATCTCGCTTTTAAAAGGTGACCTAAATAAAACTAAAGGGTTATAAAATGATATAAAAAAAGAAGCGCAGACGTTGACCACCCTTCTTAAAAATATAGAAAGGGTGTCAGTATCTGCGCTTTTAGCTTTGCTTTCTTTAATTAATACTTGTTTCCTTAGTACCACCCTGTTCCTGTTCATGTGCCAACTGTTTGGCGACCTGCGGGGCTAACCATAGAGTAGGAAGTAGGATAATGGAAACAGGGACTGCTGTGACCACAATAAAGTTTTGTATGGCTGTAATACTGCCTTCGCCTAATAATAGTAGGGCTGCAGCAGCACTCCCCATTATGACTGCCCAAAACACACGAAGGCTGCTAGCGGGATCACCTTCTCCCGTCATCGCGACAGAAATGGTATAGGACATTGAGTCCGTTGTCGTAGCGACAAAGACGATCGTGACAATAAGAAAGGCCACAGACATCAGAAGTGGCATTGGCAACTGTTGCGTAATAGCCATCATGGTAGCCGGTAATCCACCATCCTCCAATGGACCTGATATCACACCATTGTTTTGCAGCTCAAAGTGTATCCCTGAGCCTCCCACAACTGTAAACCAGAAGTTTGTCACGATCGGTGCTATAATCGCAACAGCCAAGACTATTTCTCTTAATGTACGCCCTCTAGATATACGACTCACGAAAATAGCCATCATCGGAGCATAACCAATAAACCAACCCCAGAAGAATACGGTCCACCATCCTAGCCAATCAGGTGCTGCTCTATATAGACTAAGAGACAAGAAATTTTCAATATAAACGGCATATGAACCGATGAAGTTGTCAATGATGAATCGCCCCGGCCCAATGAACAAGATGAGCCCCACTAAGACGAGGGTTAAAATGATATTCCAACGACTTAGTAACTGAATGCCACGGTGAATACCTGTGACGGCTGATATGGAAGCGATGGTCACAAGCACTCCAATAATGATGATATGTGTGGTAAAGACGTTTGGAACGTCGAACAGAAACTCAAGACCATAAGCCGCTTGTAAACCTAGAAATCCAATTGGGCCAATCGTCCCCGCAGCTACAGCTATAATAGAAAAGGCGTCTACGAGCGTACCAACGACGCTTTTCTGAAGAATTTTATCCCCAAATATAGGGTGAAGTAACGTTCTAGGCTTTAAGGGTAACCCTTTGTGGTAATGTCCATACATCAATATAATCGTACTTAACGTGCCTAAAATGGCCCACGCTGAGAATCCCCAATCTAGGAAAGATTGAGCTAAGGCAGGCGCAATAGCCTCAGACGTTCCGCTTTCTATACCGGGGAACATAGGGGGAGTGGACATGAAGTGGTACATCGGCTCTGCTGCAGCCCAAAAGACACCACCACCAGCCAGTAAAGTACACATAATGATAGCAATCCATCTAAAAGTGCTGATTTCCGGTTTGTCTATGTTGCCTAAGCGTACCTTCCCTAAGCGGGAGAAAGCAAGCACGATGGCAATGATGAAGGTGGCTAGCATGAGAACCTGCCAGAAAGCACCAAAATAAGAAACCGAGAAAGCAAAAGATTCATCGACCCATTGAGAGACGAGCTGTGTGTCACTGTTGATAAAAGAAAGTATGACAAACAGGAACAGTAGCCCGCCACTAATAATAAACACAGGCCAATCTAATTTTTGAGTTAACTTCACAAATGAAACCTCCTAAGCATGAGTTGAGCGCATATCTCTAAGGTTGTGTCTACTCCTAGTGTGTTCATAAAGGTACATTGTTATAAATATACGACTTCACCGATAGGATGTAGACCTACCTGAAGACAATAAGCATCAATTATAACATTTGAACCAGCGTGGCAAAATCACTAATTTGTGGGCACCAGTCGTCTGATAAGGCTATATTGTAAAAAACTGTCCTCAGACCTCATGACCTCATGACATTCAAACAAGACATATAGGGGCCATTCGTATTTACAAGGCGTTCCGTATGCACGTGTCCGAGTAAGGAAATAATGATAATAACGATCGTGAACAAACATAAAAGGAGGACAATGGACATGTGTTTTGTCAGTGAGATGGGGGTCACCATACGTCCCGAGTATGCCGATGAATTCAAAGAAAGCTATGAAAAGGTGATGGAGGTTGCGGCTTCTCAGCCAGGTTTTATTAGCTTAAAAGCATTGAATGTGCTTAACGATCAAGCGTCTATACGTTATGATAATTATGCCAAGTTTTCAACTTTAGAAGAAATGGATCAGTGGGCACGGGAGGGCTACCATAAACAGCTTCAGGAAGAGGGTAAAATGAAATACTTTTCATCCTTCTACATACGGCGTGGCAAAGCACTCCATCATGGAGAGCAAGCGGAAGGAAAGGTCCTCCTTGAGACGAGCATTGTTCCCCATTCAATTACGAACGAGTCGGACCACGCATTAGAGCAGAAGTTATTAGCTGAACTTGAAAGAGAATCCGCTCAGCATCCAAATATGCTACCTTACGAAACAGGAAACGAAACACTTGACCAACCTTTTCTACTTACGAAGGTGAGCTACTCCGCACCGCAAAAAGAACAGAGCCAATACGTTGTTCTCACATACTGGCCTCATACGGCAGCATGCGCTGAGTGGGAGCATTCACAGCTTCACAAAAAGCTACAGGAT contains:
- a CDS encoding (Fe-S)-binding protein; this translates as MNNKTHTETGHTSLAYEETFDCVQCGYCLPACPTYQTMRKETHSPRGRINLVKMAAEGKVSLSQLQEPIDLCLGCRACETACPTNVQYGTILNSAKEAIQKEKNKSMGGMTKWLSHAMFKQVLPNATAMGVLRTGLYAYQRLGIQSLARQTGLLPKMLPESLATFERITPQVDTGSSPAKRPKKLHPKGKRAYKVGFFTGCIMDTVFTQINTLSMKLLQQAGCEVEVIHEQTCCGALQHHSGEGEQAKALAKRNIEAFESYDFDYIVNSIGGCGAALVEYDELLKDESEWCERAKAFVDKNVDISVILGQLRLPFKKRINKTVTYQPSCHMSNVQKRVQEPLQLLQSIPGIQYQEMPEKEMCCGSAGIYNLIHYEAAMDILDEKMKNVQQCTPNIIVTTNPGCHLQMTLGVERDDKSKDIQVVHLVELLAEACDLH
- the lhgO gene encoding L-2-hydroxyglutarate oxidase, translating into MSDFIIIGGGIVGLSVGMAIYEKYPEAKVTIIEKEKQLGYHQTGHNSGVIHSGIYYQPGSLKAKYARRGSQAMIEFCQRHKIEHDICGKVIVATKEEELSIMSELYDRGRQNGLSIEKIGTEELKEIEPHVRGLGAIHVPTAGIVNYQQVAEAYAHIIKQKGGTISLGEEVQNIEETDQDVHVETKHTSYRTHVLINCAGLQSDRIAQLTGVSLDVKIIPFRGEYYKLIPEKRHLVKNLIYPVPNPDFPFLGVHFTRMIGGEVEAGPNAVLSFKREGYRKTDIDLRDLTDVLGYKGFWKLARKYTREGLEEMVRSFSKKKFVQSLQSLIPEMTEEDLISGPSGVRAQALKKDGQLVDDFHIVEGKRSIHVCNAPSPAATASLEIGKAVVQKMPAQPHLKSVSAS
- a CDS encoding BCCT family transporter, with protein sequence MKLTQKLDWPVFIISGGLLFLFVILSFINSDTQLVSQWVDESFAFSVSYFGAFWQVLMLATFIIAIVLAFSRLGKVRLGNIDKPEISTFRWIAIIMCTLLAGGGVFWAAAEPMYHFMSTPPMFPGIESGTSEAIAPALAQSFLDWGFSAWAILGTLSTIILMYGHYHKGLPLKPRTLLHPIFGDKILQKSVVGTLVDAFSIIAVAAGTIGPIGFLGLQAAYGLEFLFDVPNVFTTHIIIIGVLVTIASISAVTGIHRGIQLLSRWNIILTLVLVGLILFIGPGRFIIDNFIGSYAVYIENFLSLSLYRAAPDWLGWWTVFFWGWFIGYAPMMAIFVSRISRGRTLREIVLAVAIIAPIVTNFWFTVVGGSGIHFELQNNGVISGPLEDGGLPATMMAITQQLPMPLLMSVAFLIVTIVFVATTTDSMSYTISVAMTGEGDPASSLRVFWAVIMGSAAAALLLLGEGSITAIQNFIVVTAVPVSIILLPTLWLAPQVAKQLAHEQEQGGTKETSIN
- a CDS encoding antibiotic biosynthesis monooxygenase family protein yields the protein MCFVSEMGVTIRPEYADEFKESYEKVMEVAASQPGFISLKALNVLNDQASIRYDNYAKFSTLEEMDQWAREGYHKQLQEEGKMKYFSSFYIRRGKALHHGEQAEGKVLLETSIVPHSITNESDHALEQKLLAELERESAQHPNMLPYETGNETLDQPFLLTKVSYSAPQKEQSQYVVLTYWPHTAACAEWEHSQLHKKLQDTATVTHNRFLILEKKDIPRGCPVH